A portion of the Chromobacterium sp. IIBBL 290-4 genome contains these proteins:
- a CDS encoding helix-turn-helix transcriptional regulator, with translation MLFNDDQIEQSSRAMKAMSHPLRLKIISVLEDREVSVQDIVEQVGTSQSNISQHLAIMRDKGVLRTRKDANRVFYRVGDIRTLEVLKMMREVFCGFGE, from the coding sequence TTGCTGTTCAACGATGATCAGATCGAGCAGAGCTCGCGGGCGATGAAGGCCATGTCGCATCCGCTGCGCCTGAAGATCATATCGGTCCTGGAGGACCGGGAAGTGAGCGTGCAAGACATTGTCGAGCAGGTTGGCACTTCCCAGAGCAATATATCCCAACATCTGGCCATTATGCGGGACAAGGGCGTTTTGCGCACGCGCAAGGACGCCAACCGCGTGTTCTATCGTGTGGGCGATATCCGTACGCTGGAAGTGCTGAAGATGATGCGCGAAGTATTCTGCGGTTTCGGAGAGTAA
- a CDS encoding DUF4442 domain-containing protein, with amino-acid sequence MNLPIWLIKLLFNLWPPFLGASIRVHKLSPDFRQAEVRLKLGLGNRNYVGVHFGGSLYAMTDPFYMLMLLRQLGNDYYVWDKTGRIDYIKPGRGTVRALFDLDDGLLEDIRQRTAGGEKYLPEMTVQIRDGDNELVALVHKTLYVKRKPEKR; translated from the coding sequence ATGAACCTGCCCATCTGGCTGATCAAGCTGCTGTTCAATCTGTGGCCGCCCTTTCTCGGCGCCAGCATTCGCGTGCACAAGCTCTCGCCCGATTTCCGCCAAGCCGAAGTCCGCCTCAAGCTGGGCCTGGGCAACCGCAATTACGTCGGGGTGCACTTTGGCGGCAGCCTGTACGCGATGACCGATCCCTTTTACATGCTGATGCTGCTCAGGCAGCTGGGCAATGACTACTATGTCTGGGACAAGACCGGCCGCATCGACTACATCAAACCCGGCCGCGGAACCGTGCGGGCGCTGTTCGATCTAGACGACGGCCTGCTGGAGGACATCCGCCAGCGCACGGCGGGCGGCGAGAAATACCTGCCGGAAATGACAGTGCAGATACGCGACGGCGACAACGAATTGGTCGCGCTGGTGCACAAGACCCTGTACGTCAAGCGCAAACCGGAAAAGCGCTGA
- a CDS encoding murein hydrolase activator EnvC, with translation MKRYLLLALIAGAAQAANTDSSTLSVAPHQQDLKNVRKEIDSLKKDLAQKQTVQKEAQSAIKESEQAITQTRQALATLEQKQNRSEQQLADLRAQIEKSRKSLAEVRGRVGQMLVRQYKNGQHDAMKLMLNASDPNQSARDLTYYQHIARAEQQLVQQLIDQQKKLETLSAQLEQELAQLNSLSNRKSQEKTELEQDKTQQVQQLNKVAGEIKQGQSKLTQLQEDEKRLGNLIAQINREIQRRKAEAARKAAEARKAKLAAAREAARKENERRRKLAEQAKKQGKPVPEEAKKQVVVKEEPAQKVDDVADDSAAGRAFASLQGKLKMPVAGQIAGSFGKMRREGTTWKGIFIRTANGQAVHSVADGTVVYADELRGFGKAVIIDHGGNYMTVYTGLSVIGKSSGSSVKAGETLGNTGALDNGDAGLYFEIRHLGRPLNPQAWAR, from the coding sequence ATGAAACGCTACCTGCTGCTGGCCCTGATCGCCGGCGCCGCGCAAGCGGCCAACACCGACTCCTCCACCCTGTCCGTCGCCCCTCATCAGCAAGATTTGAAAAACGTGCGCAAGGAAATCGACAGCCTGAAAAAAGACCTGGCGCAGAAGCAGACGGTGCAGAAGGAAGCGCAGAGCGCCATCAAGGAATCGGAACAGGCGATCACCCAGACGCGCCAGGCGCTGGCCACGCTGGAGCAGAAACAGAACCGATCGGAGCAGCAACTGGCCGACCTGCGCGCCCAGATCGAGAAAAGCCGCAAGAGCCTGGCCGAGGTGCGCGGCCGCGTCGGCCAGATGCTGGTGCGCCAATACAAGAACGGCCAGCACGATGCCATGAAGCTGATGCTGAACGCCAGCGACCCGAACCAGAGCGCGCGCGACCTGACCTATTACCAACATATCGCCCGCGCCGAGCAGCAACTGGTGCAGCAATTGATAGACCAGCAGAAAAAGCTGGAAACGCTGTCCGCCCAGCTGGAGCAAGAGCTGGCGCAACTGAACAGTCTATCCAACCGCAAGTCTCAGGAAAAAACCGAGCTGGAGCAGGACAAGACCCAGCAGGTCCAGCAGCTCAACAAAGTGGCCGGCGAGATCAAGCAAGGCCAGAGCAAGCTCACCCAGCTACAGGAAGACGAAAAGCGGCTGGGCAATCTGATCGCCCAGATCAATCGCGAAATCCAGCGCCGCAAAGCCGAAGCCGCCCGCAAGGCCGCCGAGGCCCGCAAGGCCAAGCTGGCAGCGGCCCGAGAAGCCGCGCGCAAGGAAAACGAACGCCGCCGCAAACTGGCGGAACAGGCCAAGAAACAAGGCAAACCGGTGCCGGAGGAAGCCAAGAAACAAGTCGTGGTCAAGGAAGAGCCGGCGCAGAAGGTGGACGACGTCGCCGACGACAGCGCGGCCGGCCGCGCCTTCGCCAGCCTGCAAGGCAAGCTGAAAATGCCGGTGGCGGGCCAGATCGCCGGCAGCTTCGGCAAGATGCGCCGCGAAGGCACCACCTGGAAAGGCATTTTTATCCGCACCGCCAACGGCCAGGCCGTCCACAGCGTAGCGGACGGCACGGTGGTTTATGCCGACGAGTTGCGCGGATTCGGCAAGGCAGTCATTATCGATCATGGCGGCAATTACATGACCGTCTACACCGGCCTGTCCGTCATCGGCAAATCGTCGGGCAGCAGCGTCAAAGCCGGCGAAACACTTGGCAACACGGGAGCACTGGACAACGGCGATGCCGGACTGTACTTTGAAATCCGACACTTGGGTCGCCCCCTCAACCCGCAAGCCTGGGCGCGGTAG
- a CDS encoding MotA/TolQ/ExbB proton channel family protein: MWAIVEAAGWPIWTIIAASIVSLAIILERLFTLRKSAVVPKGLLAQTLQEYCRVGDREELLQKLHQHSPLGRLFSAGLRNVNGSREVMKESIEDEGRQVAYQLERLLTSLGTIAAMAPLLGLLGTVIGMIEIFGSQNGNGANPQQLAHGISVALYNTAFGLIVAIPSMMFYRYFRSKVDGLLVDMEAQAIKLVEVVHGDRKNGD; the protein is encoded by the coding sequence GTGTGGGCGATCGTTGAAGCGGCCGGCTGGCCGATCTGGACCATCATCGCGGCTTCGATTGTGTCGCTGGCCATCATCCTGGAAAGACTGTTCACGCTGCGCAAAAGCGCCGTGGTTCCAAAAGGCTTGCTGGCGCAAACGCTGCAGGAGTACTGCCGAGTCGGCGATAGGGAAGAGCTGCTGCAGAAGCTGCATCAGCATTCGCCCTTGGGCCGCTTGTTCTCTGCCGGCCTGCGCAATGTCAATGGCAGCCGCGAGGTGATGAAAGAGTCCATCGAGGATGAAGGCCGCCAGGTGGCTTACCAGCTGGAGCGTCTGCTGACCTCGCTGGGCACCATCGCCGCGATGGCGCCGCTTTTGGGCTTGCTGGGCACCGTGATCGGCATGATTGAGATCTTCGGCTCGCAAAACGGCAACGGCGCCAATCCGCAGCAACTGGCGCACGGCATCTCGGTGGCGTTGTACAACACCGCCTTCGGCCTGATCGTCGCCATTCCCAGCATGATGTTCTACCGTTATTTCCGCAGCAAGGTGGATGGCCTGCTGGTGGATATGGAAGCGCAGGCGATCAAGCTGGTGGAAGTGGTGCACGGCGACCGCAA
- the gpmI gene encoding 2,3-bisphosphoglycerate-independent phosphoglycerate mutase, producing MSSITPVLLLILDGFGHRTEGDDNAILHANMPIWNNLRQKYAYGTINASENFVGLPSGQFGNSEVGHLNIGAGRIVQQDISRIDCDIEDGLFAQNATLRQAMSKAQDSALHVFGLLSDGGVHSHENHIHALIRAAQAAGVPKIYFHAFLDGRDTPPRSAETYLKRLDAVLAECPNARLASVAGRYWAMDRDKRWERVEPAYRLLVEGEGLFHAETGLEALKAAYARDENDEFVKATGIGAPVKMQDGDAVIFMNFRADRARQLTTALTDPAFDGFQARQPKFSCYATLTSYGEAYSALPVAYAPQKISMGMGEYLSSQGLKQLRIAETEKYPHVTYFFNGGEEQVYPGEERILVPSPKVATYDLQPEMSAGEVTDKIVAAIQSGQYQAIFCNYANGDMVGHSGVFDAAVKAVEALDGCIGRCVDAMLAAGGEVLITADHGNCEQMYDGEHHQPHTQHTTNQVPFLYIGRQAKVQDGGSLRDISPSLLAMMGLKQPAEMTGRSLIDFQ from the coding sequence ATGAGCTCAATCACCCCTGTCTTGCTGCTGATTCTGGACGGCTTCGGCCATCGCACCGAAGGCGACGACAACGCCATCCTGCATGCCAACATGCCGATCTGGAACAATCTGCGCCAGAAGTACGCCTACGGCACCATTAATGCCTCGGAAAACTTTGTCGGACTGCCTTCCGGCCAATTCGGCAACTCCGAAGTGGGCCACCTCAACATCGGCGCCGGCCGCATCGTCCAGCAGGACATCAGCCGCATCGATTGCGATATCGAGGACGGCCTCTTCGCCCAAAATGCCACACTGCGGCAAGCCATGAGTAAAGCTCAAGACTCAGCACTGCACGTGTTTGGCCTGTTATCCGACGGGGGTGTGCACAGCCATGAGAATCACATCCACGCCTTGATCCGCGCCGCCCAGGCCGCCGGCGTGCCCAAGATTTACTTTCACGCCTTCCTCGACGGCCGCGACACGCCGCCGCGCAGCGCGGAAACCTATCTCAAGCGCCTGGACGCGGTGCTGGCCGAGTGCCCGAACGCGCGCCTGGCCTCCGTCGCCGGCCGCTACTGGGCGATGGACCGCGACAAGCGCTGGGAGCGCGTCGAGCCCGCCTACCGCCTGCTGGTGGAAGGCGAAGGCCTGTTCCACGCCGAAACCGGCCTGGAAGCGCTCAAAGCCGCCTACGCCCGCGACGAGAACGACGAATTCGTCAAGGCCACCGGCATCGGCGCGCCGGTGAAGATGCAAGACGGCGACGCGGTGATCTTCATGAACTTCCGCGCCGACCGCGCCCGCCAACTGACCACCGCGCTGACCGACCCGGCCTTCGACGGCTTCCAGGCTCGCCAGCCCAAGTTCTCCTGCTACGCCACCCTCACCTCTTACGGCGAGGCTTACTCGGCGCTGCCGGTGGCCTACGCGCCGCAGAAAATCAGCATGGGCATGGGCGAATACCTGTCGTCCCAGGGCTTGAAGCAGCTGCGCATCGCCGAAACCGAGAAGTATCCGCACGTCACTTACTTCTTCAACGGCGGCGAAGAACAGGTATATCCGGGCGAAGAGCGCATCCTGGTGCCCTCGCCCAAGGTGGCCACCTATGATCTGCAGCCGGAAATGAGCGCCGGCGAGGTGACCGACAAGATCGTCGCCGCCATCCAGTCCGGCCAATACCAGGCCATCTTCTGCAACTACGCCAACGGCGACATGGTCGGCCACAGCGGCGTATTCGACGCCGCCGTGAAAGCGGTGGAAGCGCTGGACGGCTGCATCGGCCGCTGCGTGGACGCCATGCTGGCTGCCGGCGGCGAAGTGCTGATCACCGCCGACCATGGCAACTGCGAACAGATGTACGATGGCGAGCACCACCAGCCGCATACCCAGCACACCACCAACCAGGTGCCCTTCCTGTACATCGGCCGCCAGGCCAAGGTTCAGGACGGCGGCTCGCTGCGCGACATTTCGCCGTCGCTGCTGGCCATGATGGGGCTGAAGCAGCCGGCGGAAATGACCGGCCGCTCGCTGATAGACTTCCAGTAA